In the Mauremys mutica isolate MM-2020 ecotype Southern chromosome 13, ASM2049712v1, whole genome shotgun sequence genome, one interval contains:
- the LOC123347933 gene encoding olfactory receptor 14A16-like encodes MSNRTTLTEFLLLGFSDVQELQILNFVVFLVIYLAGLMGNLLIITAVALSHHLHTPMYFFLVNLSILDLGSISVTIPKSMANSFMNTRSISYPGCVTQLFLFFLFTAADLALLTIMAYDRHIAICQHLHYERVMNRRACVQMAASAWITGIVYSALHTGNTFRLPFCSNVINQFFCEIPQLLKLTCSDSYLSEAGFLAFSVFLSLNCFVFIIVSYVQIFKTMLTVPSEQGRGKAFSTCLPHLTVVSLFLCTGFFACLKPTSSSASGMDLMMGVLYSLMPPVMNPIIYSMRNKETKAALKKLFVWRLFTIN; translated from the coding sequence atgtccaaccgaactaccctgaccgagttccttctactgggattctctgatgttcaggagctgcagattttgaactttgtggtgtttctagtgatttacctggcaggcctgatggggaatcttctcatcatcacagcTGTAGCCCTCAGCCAccatcttcacacccccatgtacttcttcctggtgaATCTGTCGATCCTAGACCTCGGCTCCATCTCCGTtaccatccccaaatccatggccaattcCTTCATGAATACCAGGTCTATTTCTTACCCTGGATGTGTCACTCAactctttctctttttcctcttcacTGCTGCTGATCTTGCCTTACTCACCATTATGGCGTACGACCGACACATTGCCATCTGCCAACATCTGCACTACGAGAgagtgatgaacaggagagcttgtgtccaaatggcagccagtgcctggattacTGGTATTGTGTACTCAGCTCTGCACACTGGGAACACCTTCAGGTTACCCTTCTGCTCCAATGTCATcaaccagttcttctgtgaaatcccccagctacTCAAGCTCACCTGCTCTGACTCGTACCTCAGTGAAGCTGGGTTTCTTGCATTTAGTGTGTTTTTAAGTttaaactgctttgtttttataattgtgtcttatgttcagatcttcaaaaccATGCTGACcgtcccctctgagcagggccggggtaaagccttctccacctgcctgcctcacctcactgtggtctcttTGTTTCTTTGCACGGGCTTCTTTGCCTGcttgaaacccacctccagctcagcatCAGGTATGGATCTCATGATGGGTGTTCTCTATTCCCTGATGCCTCCAGTGATGAATCCAATCAtttacagcatgaggaacaaggagaccAAAGCTGCATTAAAGAAACTGTTTGTATGGAGGTTATTCACCATAAATTAA